In Thermosynechococcus sichuanensis E542, a single genomic region encodes these proteins:
- a CDS encoding ABC transporter ATP-binding protein: MRLAAVTTTGLAIATTNLTKVYRSGHHETPVLQGINLQIQRGHIHLLMGPSGSGKTTLLSILAGILAPTSGQVVVLGQEITQLSKAALAKFRLQNIGFVFQSFNLFPALTALENVEIALNLKGIKGQKAKEQAAALLKAVGLGDRLDFVPANLSGGQKQRVAIARALAGEPKIIFADEPTASLDSQNGQQVIKILYRLAKQNGCTVLIVTHDPRITAIADRITKIEDGKISDG, translated from the coding sequence ATGAGACTTGCCGCTGTGACGACGACTGGGCTGGCGATCGCCACCACTAATCTGACTAAAGTTTATCGTTCTGGCCATCACGAGACGCCTGTTCTTCAGGGAATTAACCTGCAAATCCAGCGCGGTCATATTCACCTGCTGATGGGACCTTCGGGGTCGGGGAAAACCACCCTGCTCTCGATTTTGGCCGGAATTCTTGCCCCCACCAGTGGCCAAGTGGTTGTCTTAGGGCAAGAGATTACGCAACTGTCCAAGGCCGCACTGGCAAAATTTCGCCTGCAAAATATTGGCTTTGTCTTTCAGAGTTTTAATCTTTTCCCCGCCCTAACCGCCCTGGAAAATGTTGAAATTGCCCTCAATCTTAAGGGCATTAAAGGTCAAAAAGCCAAGGAACAGGCAGCAGCACTTCTCAAGGCAGTTGGCTTGGGCGATCGCCTCGACTTTGTGCCCGCAAATCTTTCTGGGGGTCAGAAACAACGGGTGGCCATTGCCCGTGCCCTAGCGGGTGAGCCAAAAATTATTTTTGCCGATGAACCCACCGCCTCCCTTGATTCCCAAAATGGCCAACAGGTCATCAAAATTCTTTACAGGCTGGCAAAACAAAACGGCTGCACGGTGTTGATTGTGACCCACGATCCACGGATTACAGCTATTGCCGATCGCATCACCAAAATCGAAGATGGCAAAATCAGCGACGGTTAA
- a CDS encoding DUF3082 domain-containing protein, which yields MTVLPPKTNPLRCLTGALIAGTLGILLYRLTGAIAYVFATHAVSYHNQLVYSLAVAVRTLVVGLCTLATGVFSIIAVGLVALTLQLLWERWLQREQA from the coding sequence ATGACGGTTCTTCCCCCCAAAACCAATCCATTACGCTGTTTAACCGGTGCGCTGATTGCTGGCACGCTGGGGATTCTCCTCTATCGACTAACAGGGGCGATCGCCTACGTCTTTGCCACCCATGCTGTCAGTTACCACAATCAACTGGTTTATAGTTTGGCCGTGGCCGTGCGCACCCTCGTGGTGGGTCTATGTACCTTGGCAACTGGTGTCTTTAGTATCATTGCCGTGGGTCTCGTGGCTCTAACGCTGCAACTCCTTTGGGAACGCTGGCTACAACGGGAGCAGGCTTAA